The Jiangella alba genome includes the window GACCTGGCTCGTGACGTCGAGAAGGATGCCGAGGTGCTCGGTCTGAAGGGTCGAAGCGAGATCGTCCGCGAAGCACTGAACCGGTGGCATCGGCAACCACTCGCACAACGCATGGCCGATGAGATCGCTGAGTACTACGGGGGCGAGCAACCCCCGCTGCCCGCCGGCCTGGACCGCTGATGTCGGGCTGGCCGCCCGCGCGTGGTGAGATCTGGGACGCGGACATCGTCGAAGCCGGTGTGCTCCCCGCCGTCGTGCTCTCGGCCGCCGACCTCAACCAGCGACTCGGAGACCTCACGGTTGTCGTCATCACCGGCACTCCGGGCCCCGCAGTGACCCATGTCCCGCTCAACAACCCAGGACTGACCGGCTCCCAGCCGTTCTATGCCGACGCGACCTATCTACGGCCGGTGACGAAGGAGCAGTTCATCGAACGGCGTGGACTGTGCTCGAAGGATGAGCTGATGCGCATCGGGAGCCTGGTCCGGGTGTACCTGGAGCTGTAATCTCGCCGCCATGCTCAGCGTTCTGGCGGTCGACGACGAGCCACCGGCGCTGGCCGAGCTCGCCTACCTGCTGGAGCAGAACGAGCACGTCGGCCAGGTGCTGACGGCCGGTGACGGGGCGGCGGCGCTGCGCCTGCTCGAGCAGCAGCACGTCGACACCGTCTTCCTCGACATCCGGATGCCCGGCCTGTCCGGCCTCGACCTCGCCCGCGTGCTGGCCCGGTTCCGCCGCCCGCCCGCCGTCGTGTTCGTGACGGCGTACGACGACCACGCCGTCACCGCGTTCGACCTCAACGCCGTCGACTACGTGATGAAGCCGTACCGGCGCGAGCGGCTGTTCGAGGCGATCCGGCGGGCCACCGACGCGGTGAGCGATGCGCGGGCGGCCGGCGACGACGCGGACGACGAGACCATCTCGGTCGAGCTGGGCGGCGTCACCCGGTTCATCCGGCGCAGCGAGGTCGCCTACGTCAGCGCCCAGGGCGACTACGCCCGGCTGCACACCGCCGACGGCGGCAGCCACCTGCTGCGGATGCCGCTCGCGACGCTCGAGGACCGCTGGGCACCGGTCGGGTTCGTCCGCATCCACCGCAGCTACCTGGTCGCACTGACGTCCATCGAGGAGCTGCGCGCCGACGCCGGGCGGTACACCGTCGTCATCGGCGAGACCACGCTGCCGGTGAGCCGGCGACACACCCGCGAGCTGCGCGACCGCCTGGTCCGGCGGGCCGGCGGGACCCGGTGACGCCGTGACGGAGCGCGTCACCGTCACCGGGCCGCGGCGTCGCCGGCCACCCGCCCGCCGTCGCGCCGTCACCGCGGAGATCGACGCGCAGACGCAGCTCGGCGAGGTGTACATGCGGGCGCTGCTGCGCGCCCAGCTGCGGCTCAGCCTGTCCGTCGCCGGCGTCGTGCTGGGGCTGCTGGCGACGCTGCCACTGCTGTTCGCCGTCGCGCCGCGGGTCAGCGCGATCGAGCTGGCCGGCGTGCCGCTGCCGTGGCTGGTGCTCGGCGGGCTGATCTATCCCGCGCTGGTCGCGGCGGCCTGGTTCTACATCCGCGCCGCCGAACGGGTCGAGCGCGACTTCGGCGACATGGTGAACCGGCGGTGAGCACCACCATCGGCATCGTCGCGGTCGCCCTGACCGCGGTCGCGACCGTCCTCATCGGCATGTACGGCGTCCGCGCCGCCCGCACCACCAGCGACTTCTACGTCGCGTCCCGCACCGTGACGCCGTGGTGGAACGCGTCGGCCATCGGCGGCGAGTACCTCTCGGCGGCGTCGTTCCTGGGCGTGGCCGGGCTGGTGCTGGCGTACGGGACCGACATGCTGTGGTTCCCGGTCGGCTACACGGCCGGGTACCTCATGCTGCTGGTGCTGGTGGCGGCGCCGCTGCGGCGATCCGGGGCGTACACGCTGCCCGACTTCGCCGAGGCGCGGCTGGAGTCGGCGGCGGCGCGGCGGGTGGCCAGCATCCTCGTCGTCACCATCGGCTGGCTGTACCTGCTGCCGCAGTTCCAGGCCGCCGGACTGACGCTGCGCACCGTCACCGGGGCGCCGCAGTGGGCCGGCCCCGTCGTCGTCGCGCTGGTCGTGCTGGTGAGCGTGCTCGGCGGCGGCATGCGCAGCATCACGTTCGTCCAGGCGTTCCAGTACTGGCTGAAGCTGACCGCGCTGCTGGTGCCGGTGATCTTCCTGCTGCTGGTGTGGGCCGGCGACGGACGGCCCGAGCTGGCCGCGCCCGGCGAGCCGGTGTTCGAGGAGGCGACGTCGGTCGAGGTCACCATCGACGTGACGGTGGACGTGCCGTCGCGGGTCGTGGTCGTCGCGGACGGGTCGCCGCTGGTGCTGGAGCCCGGCGAGCACGACATCGAGGCCGGGACGGTCCTGGACTTCCCGGCCGGCGCGCCGATCCCGCACGCCTCGTCGCTGACGCCGATGACCGGCGAGGCGTGGGCGCTGCCGCTGACCTCGGGCGGCGACCATCCGCTGTATGCGACGTACTCGCTGATCGTCGCGCTGTTCTTCGGCACGATGGGGCTGCCGCACGTGCTGGTGCGGTTCTACACCAACCCCGACGGACGGGCCGCGCGGCGCACGACGCTGGCGGTGCTCGGGCTGCTGGGCGTGTTCTACGTGCTGCCCGGGCTGTACGGCGCACTGGGCCGGCTGTACACGCCGGAACTGCTGCTCACCGGCCGGACGGACGCCGTCGTGCTGGTGCTGCCCGGGCGGCTGGTCGACGGGGCGGCCGGCGAGGCGCTGTCGATGCTGGTGACGGCGGGCGCGTTCGCGGCGTTCCTGTCGACGTCGTCGGGGCTGACGGTGTCGGTGGCCGGCGTGCTGTCGCAGGACCTGCTGCACGCGCGGGTCCGCAACCCCGTCACCGGGTTCCGGCTGGGCGCGTTCCTGGCGCTGCTGGTGCCGATCGGGCTCGCGTTGACCAGCCCGTTCCTCGGGATCGCCGACGTGGTCGGCCTCGCCTTCGCCGTCGCGGCGTCGTCGTTCTGCCCGCTGCTGCTGCTCGGCATCTGGTGGCGGCGGCTGACCTGGCCGGGCGCCGTGGCGGGCCTGCTGGTGGGCGGCGGCGCCTCCACCCTCGCCGTCGTCGTGACGATCCTCGGCGGTCCGCAGTCGGGGTGGATCGGCGCCCTCCTCGCCCAGCCGGCCGCCTGGACGATGCCGCTCGCCTTCCTCGTCATGATCGCCGTCTCCCTGGCGACGCAGCAGCACATGGCGCCGGGGGTGAACCGCACCATGGTCCGCCTGCACACCCCCGAGAACCTCGACCTCAACCGCGGCGACTGGGACCCCGAGGACCGCTGGCGCACGTAGGACCTACTCGGTCCGCAGCGCCGTGGCCGTGCGGGTGCGAGCGGCCCAGCCGGCCGGCGGCAGCGACCCGGCGATCGCCACCAGCACACCGGCGGCGCCGAGCAGGACCAGCAGACCCGGCCCGTACACGTCCGTCACGATCTGCGGCAGCCGCAGGCCGGCGCTGTCGCCCATGGCGGGCATGACGACGGCGTGCAGGGCGTAGCCGAGCGCGACGCCCACCGCGGCGCCCACGACGCCGGGCAGCAGGACCGATGCGAGCACCAGCGTGATGGTCTGGCGCGGCGCCATGCCGAGTGCCTTGTGGATGCCGAGCTCACGGACCCGGTCGCGGATGTCGAGCAGGACGCCGTTGAGCACGCCCAGCACGGCGACGGTGACGAGCAGCAGCGACAGCATCGCGGCCAGCGCGTTCAGCGTCGCGGTGACGGTGCTCTCCTGCTCCTCGCCGCCGGGCATGGCCGCCAGGCCGAGCGGCTCGACCTCAGCGGTGAGGGCGTCGATGTACGCGCCGACGTCGGTGCCGTCGGCCACGGCCACGTGGTAGTCGAACGGGGTGAGCGGCCGGCCCGCGTCGGCGAACGTGGCCGCGTCGATGAACACGGTCTTGCCGCCGTCGGTCGTGTCGAACACCTCGCCGACGATCCGCACCGGAATCGCGACGCCCTCGTGGTTCAGCGTGATGGTGTCGCCGACGGCGGACCCGCTCGCCGTCAGGAACGGCGTCGGGAGCACCACCTCGCCGGCCCGCTCGATCCAGCGGCCGGAGATCATCTCGTAGCCGCCCCACGACGCGTCGCCGGTGAACGCCTCGACCTCCACCGCGCCGGTCATCCCGGACACCGTCACCTCGGCCCGCGCCGTGCTGTAGAAGTCCTCTGTCTCCGGCTGGGCCTCGATGACGGCGGCGACGGCGGCATGGTCGGCAGTCGCGCCGCCCTCCGGGCGGGTCCCCGGCCCCGCCATCACCGGCTGCACGCGCACGTCGGCGCTGTCGTTGGCCGTCGCGGCCAGCACCTCGCTCAGCGACGAGCCCAGCCCGACGGTGAAGGTGATGGCCGTGGCGCCGAACGCGACGCTGGCCATCATGGCGACGGCGCGCGCCGGCCGGGCGAACGGACGCACCAGTCCGAGGCTGAGCGGCCGCGGCACCGGCAGCCGAGCCGCCAGCCGCGCGGCGCCGAGTCCCCGGCCGGCGGCCGGCGTGCGTCCGACCGCGAGCGCGTCGACGGTGCGCAGCCGCCCGGCCCGCCAGGCGGCGGCCACCGCGGTGACGGCCACGACCAGCAGGATCGCGGCGGACGCGGCGACGTTCACCCACCACGCGACAGCCAGCCCGGAGGCGCCGTACGCGGTCTCCGCCTGGTCCAGGATCGGCACCGCGAGCAGGTTGCCGGCGACGACGCCGAGCACCGTGCCGACGGCGGCCGGCACGAGCGCCTGCACGACGTAGGCGCGCACGACCTGCGACGGGGTGAAGCCCAGCGACTTGAGGATGCCGATGCGGCGCGCACCGGAGCCGACGGCGCTCGCGATCACGTTGCCGACGATCAACACCGACATGAGCAGCCCGATCAGGCCGAAGGCGGCGAGGAACGGCACGAACAGCGCCGTTTCGCGGGTCAGGTCCTCGCGCACGGCGAGCCACGACTGCGACCCGGTCATCGCGTCGGCACCCACGACGGCGGCGACGGCGTCCCGGCCCGCGGCCACGTCCGCCACGGTCTCGGCGTCGGCGAACCGGAAGAGCATCTGGTACGCCACGGACGCGCCGGGCGCCGTCAGCCCCTCGACCGCCGCCGGCGTCGTCCACGCGTCCGCCGTCCGGGTCGCCGAGCGGGCCTTGCCGACGACCGTCAGCGTCGGGCTGCCGGGTGCGTCGGCGAAGGTGAGCGTCGTGCCGAGCGGCTCGGGCCGGTCGGCGGCGACGACGATCTCGTCCGCCGTGTCCGCCCACTCGCCCTCGGTCAGCGCGAGCTCGTCGACGTCGCTGCCGGGGTCGTCGCGGCCGACGACCGTGATCGGGCCGGTCGTCCCGCCGCCGGGACCGCCCGGCCCCTCGCCCGGCTCCTCGTCGGCCGGCAGCTCGATGGTCGGAGCGATCGACACCGCCGGGAACGGCCCGGCCGTCGCGGTCACGCCGTCGGCCGAACCGCCGGCCGCCGACAGGTCCGCGGCGCTCACCGCGCCCCCGTCGAACTGCGCCGACAGGTGCGCGCCGTCGTACCGGCCGAACGCGTCGTCGAACGGGTCGTCGGACGCGACCAGCAGCGACCCGCCCAGGATCGTCGCGGTCACCGCCATCATCGTCGACAGCGTGATCACGACGGTCTGCACCCGGCGCCGTCCGACGCCGGAGCGCACCACCGTGCCCAGCCCGCTCACCGGACCGGCTCCGCCCTGACGTCGGAGACGACCCGCCCGTCCACCAGCTCGACCGTGCGGGTCGTGCAGGCCCGGGCCAGCCGGACGTCGTGCGTGACGACGACGATCGTCTGCCCGTCTGCGTTCAGGTCCGCGAGCAGCCCGATGACGTCCTCACCCGACGCGGTGTCCAGGGCGCCGGTCGGCTCGTCGGCGAGCAGCAGCGGCGGCCGGTTCATCAGCGCCCGGGCGACCGCGACACGCTGCCGCTCGCCGCCGGACAGCCGGCCCGGATAGGCGCCGGTGTGACGGTCGATCCCGAGCGTCTCGAGCAGCTCGCCGGCCCGGCGCCGGGCCTCCCTCCGGGGCATGCCGGCCAGCTGTGCCGGCAGCACGACGTTCTCGGTCACGGTGAGGTCGTCGAGCAGGTTGAAGAACTGGAAGATCATCCCGAGCGTGCGGCGACGGTAGCCCGCGGACGCGGTCTCGCCCAGGGAGTCGACGCGCACGCCGTTCACCGTCACGGTGCCGGAGTCCGGGCGGTCCAGCCCGGCGACCAGGTTGAGCAGCGTCGACTTGCCGCTGCCGGACGGCCCCAGGATCGCGACCGCCTCGCCCGGGACGACGGTGAGCGTCACGTCGTCCAGGGCCGGCGGGCCCTCGTCGTAGCGGCGGGTGGCGGCGCGTACGGCGATCATCGGTTCGGTCATGGTCGGTTCCCTTCGGGTCCGCGGGGTGGCCAGCTCGACGCTAGGAGCGCGCCCACGCCGTCCGCGTCTGTCGTGGGAGCCATCTCGGATACCGCGATCGGACGACCCCCGCCCGTGTCATCCCCTGGATGTAGTCCCCCGGGGTAGCCGGGCTCCTCCCTGATGACGTCGCCACCGGCCCGGCCGTCGGCCAGAATGGACCGGTGACGTGGCTGTCGATCGCGCAGCGGCTGCGCGGCTGGGCGACGCTGGTCGCGCGGCCGTCCGGTCCGCCGCCGCGGCCGACCCGTCGCAACCTGTTCTTCGACGCCGGCCTGGCCCTGGCGGTGGCCGTCGCCGCGGTCTGGTACGCGCTCGACGGCTCCGACGGCCCGCTCCTCGTCGTGCAGGACGTCGGGATGCCGGAGCCGCCGGCGCCTCCGCCGCCGGAGGGCCCGGACTCCGACACCCGGATCCAGGGGACGATCACCGCGCTCGCCTGCTCGGCGGCGCTCGTGCTGCGCCGGCGGTTCCCGCTCACCGTCCTGTGCGTCGTGCTGGCCGTCACCACCATCGTCGTCTCCGACGAGCCGCGGCTCACGTTCTACGCGCTGGTCATCGCCGCGTACAGCGCGGCGGCGTACAGCCCGTACCGGGTGCCGACGATCGCGGCCATCGGCGCGACGACGGTGGCGGTCACCATCGCGCACGACTCCGCGCTGCCGGTCGTGTCCGCCGACTACGTCCCGCTGCTGGTGCTCGTGCCGATCGCCGTCGCGGCCGACGGCCTGCGCCGGTGGAAACTGCGGGTCGAGCAGGGCCGGGTCCGGATGGCGGAGCTGGAACGCGAGCAGGCCGCGGCGGTGCGTCGCGCCGCCGAGGACGAACGGTCCCGGCTGGCCCGTGAGCTGCATGACGTCGTCACCCACAACGTGAGCGTCATGGTCATCCAGGCCGGCGCCGCCCGGACGGTGATGGCGACGGCGCCGGAGCAGGCGAACGAGGCGCTGCTCGCCGTCGAGGCCGGCGGGCGGGCGGCGATGGCCGACCTGCGCCAGGTCATGGGACTGCTGAGCCGCGACGACGATGGCTCGGAGCCGGGCGACCCGGACGACCTGGCCCCGCAGCCGGGCCTCGACCGGCTGAACTCGCTGGTCGACCGGGTCCGCGCCGCCGGCCTGCCGGTCGAGCTGACGGTCACCGGACGGGTCCGGCCGCTGCCGCCGGGCATCGAGCTGGCCGCCTACCGTGTGGTGCAGGAGGCGCTGACCAACACGATGACGCACGCACAGGGCTCCGCCGCCACGGTCACGCTCGACTACGGCGACGATCGCCTGCGCGTCGACGTCGCCGACACCGGCGGCACGCCCGTCACGCCCGCGAAGTCCGGCGGCGGCCGCGGCCTGACCGGGCTGGGCGACCGGCTGGCCGTCCACGGCGGCACACTGGTGACCGGGCGCCGGCTCACCGGCGGCTACCGGGTCCAGGCCGAGCTGCCGGTGGAGGCGTCGTGACCGAAACGCTGCGCGTCGTCGTCGCCGACGACCAGACGCTCGTCCGCACCGGGTTCCGGTTGATCCTGACCGCCGGCGGCATCGACGTCGTCGCCGAGGCGACGAACGGCGCGGAGGCCGTCGACGCCGTCCGCCGGACCCGTCCCGACGTCGTCCTGATGGACATCCGGATGCCGGAGCTCGACGGCCTCGAGGCGACCCGGCGGATCCTGACCAGCGCGGCCGGCGAGCCGCGGATCATCATCCTGACCACGTTCGACCTCGACCAGTACGTCTACGCCGCGCTGTCCGCCGGCGCCAGCGGCTTCCTGCTCAAGGACGTCACGCCCGAGCAGCTGGTGACCGCCGTCCGCACCGTCCGGGCCGGCGACGCCCTGCTCGCCCCGGTCATCACCCGGCGGCTGGTGGCCCGGTTCGCCCACCGCGACGGCGATTCGGCCGCCCAGCATCGTGACCTGTCCGAGCTGACGCCGCGCGAGGTCGAGGTGCTGACACTCGTCGCCCGCGGGCTGAGCAACGCCGAGCTGGCGCAGCGACTGCACATCTCCGAGGCGACGGTCAAGACGCATGTGGCGCGCGTCCTCGCCAAGCTGGGCGTCCGCGACCGCGTCCAGGCCGTGGTGGTCGCCTACGAGACCGGCCTGGTCACCGTCGGGGACGCACAGCCGAGCTGAGGTCAGGACCGACCGCTCGTCGCACTGCAACGACCGTTCATCGCAGGCCCGAACTCCGCACGCCGCAGTCTCGAACCGCTCACCGCACGCCCCTGTGCGGCGTCTCCCGAGGCCGGAGGCCCCGGCCCTACCGTGGCGCCCCACCGGATCACTGTGAGCCGGACCACATGACGACGAGGAGGTCGGAGCGTGGCCAGTCTCGAGACACCCCCGCCCGAACGCGCCGTGCCCACCGCCGAGGAGTACGAGCGCATGCAGGCCAGCCCGGAGTTCGCCGAACTCCGCCGGCGGTTCCGCAATTTCGCGTTCCCCATGACCGCCGCCTTCCTGTCCTGGTACCTGCTGTACGTGCTGCTGTCGACGTACGCGGTCGACTTCATGTCGGAACGGGTGGTCGGCAACATCAACGTCGGCCTGCTGTTCGGTCTCGGCCAGTTCGCGTCGACGTTCCTGATCACGTGGCTGTACATCCGGCACGCCGACCGGAAGCTGGACCCGATCGCCAAGCAGATCCGCGACGAGCTGGAGGAGGTGCGCTGATGGAGACCCATGTCGGCAGTCCCGGCGTCAACATCACGATCTTCGCCCTCTTCGTCGCGGTCACGCTGGTCATCGTGCTGCGTGCGTCGAAGAACAACCGGACCGCGGCGGACTTCTACGCCGGCGGCCGGGCGTTCACCGGCCAGCAGAACGGCATCGCGATCGCCGGCGACTACCTGTCCGCCGCGTCGTTCCTCGGCATCGCCGGGGCCATCGCGATCTACGGCTACGACGGCTTCCTGTACTCCATCGGCTTCCTGGTGGCGTGGCTGGTGGCACTGCTGCTGGTCGCCGAGCTGCTGCGGAACACCGGCCGGTTCACCATGGCGGACGTGCTGTCGTTCCGGATGCGGCAGCGCCCGGTACGGACGGCGGCCGCGACGTCGACGCTCGCGGTGTCGTTCTTCTACCTGCTGGCCCAGATGGCCGGCGCCGGTGGCCTCGTCGCGCTGCTGCTGGGCGTCACCGACCGCGGCGGGCAGGGCGTCGTCATCGCCGTCGTGGGCGCGCTGATGGTCTTCTACGTCCTGGTGGGCGGCATGAAGGGCACCACCTGGGTGCAGATCGTCAAGGCGGTCCTGCTGATCACCGGCGCCTTCGTCATGACGATCTGGGTGCTGGCGCAGCACGACTTCAACCTGTCGCAGCTGCTCGGCGCGGCCGTCGACAGCGCCGGCGGCGCCGCTGGCCTGCTGGACCCGATGAACCAGTACGGCGCGTCGGACACCTCGAAGCTGGACTTCATCTCGCTGGCGCTGGCCCTGGTGCTCGGCACCGCCGGCCTGCCGCACGTCCTGATGCGCTTCTACACGGTGCCGACGTCGCGCGACGCCCGGCACAGCGTGACCTGGGCGATCGCGCTGATCGGCCTGTTCTACCTGCTGACGCTGGTGCTCGGGTACGGCGCGGGCGCGCTGGTCGGCCCGGAGGAGATCCTGGGCGCACCGGGCGGCGTGAACTCCGCGGCGCCGCTACTGGCCTACGAACTGGGCGGGACGATCCTGCTCGGCGTCATCGCGGCGGTGGCGTTCGCGACCATCCTCGCCGTCGTCGCGGGCCTGACGATCACCGCGTCGGCCTCGTTCGCGCACGACGTGTACGCCAACGTCATCAAGAAGGGCGAGGTGGAGCCGAACGACGAGGTGCGGGTCGCCCGCATCACCGCCGTCGTCATCGGCGCGGTGGCCATCGTCGGCGGCATCTTCGCCAACGGCCAGAACATCGCGTTCCTCGTGGCGCTCGCGTTCGCCGTCGCCGCCAGCGCGAACCTGCCGGTGATCCTGTACTCGCTGTTCTGGAGGCGGTTCAACACCCAGGGCGCGGTGTGGAGCATCTACGGCGGTCTGCTGACGGCGGTGACGTTGATCGTGTTCTCGCCGGTGGTGTCGGGCAAGCCGGTGAACCCGGCGACCGGCCGCAGCCCGTCGATGTTGCAGGACGTCGACTTCCACTGGTTCCCGCTCGACAACCCCGGCATCATCTCGATTCCGGCCGGATTCTTGTTCGGTTTCGTGGGGGCCCGGTTGTCCAAGGAATACAACAAGGCCAAGTACGCCGAAATGGAAGTCAGGTCCCTGACCGGCGCCGGAGCCGAGAAGGCCACGTCCGCGCACTGACACCGGCGCGCGCTGCCGTCGACCCTTGTCGTCCTTGCCCAGCAGGGCCATGCGATGGTGAGGTTAGACGGCAGCGCGCCCCGATGCGCCGCCGGGCAGTCGCGGTTGCCCAGGATCACTGACATGAGGAGCAGACCGAACGTGACCAATGACGCTCTCTCCAATCTGCTGCATGAGGACCGGAGCTTCCCCCCGTCCGCGGAGTTCGCCGCCCAGGCCAACGCCAAAGCAGACCTGTACGAGGAGGCCTCGGCGGACCGCCTGGCGTTCTGGGAGCGCCAGGCTCGTGAGCTGCTGAGCTGGAACACCGAGTGGTCCCAGGTGCTCGACTGGAGCAACCCGCCGTTCGCCAAGTGGTTCGTCGGCGGCAAGCTCAACGTCGCCTACAACTGCGTCGACCGGCACGTCGAGGCCGGCCACGGCGACCGCGTCGCCATCTACTGGGAGGGCGAGCCCGGCGACAGCCGCGCGCTGACCTACGCCGACCTGCAGCGCGAGGTCTCGAAGGCCGCCAACGCGCTGACGGAGCTGGGCGTCGGCCACGGCGACCGCGTCGCGATCTACCTGCCGATGATCCCCGAGGCGGCCATCTCGATGCTGGCCTGCGCCCGCATCGGCGCCATCCACTCGGTGGTGTTCGGCGGGTTCTCGGCCGAGGCGCTGCGCAGCCGCATCGAGGACGCGCAGGCCAAGCTGGTCATCACGGCCGACGGCGGGTTCCGGCGGGGCAAGCCGTCGGCGCTGAAGCCGGCCGTCGACGAAGCCGTCGCGAAGTCGCCGTCCATCGAGAAGGTGCTGGTCGTGCGGCGCACCGAGCAGGAGGTCGCCTGGGACGACAGCCACGACGTGTGGTGGCACGACCTCGTCGACCGCCAGTCCGACCAGCACGACCCGCAGCCGCACGACGCCGAGGACACCCTGTACATCCTGTACACGTCCGGCACCACCGGGAAGCCGAAGGGCATCAAGCACACGTCGGCCGGTTACCTGCTGCAGTCCGCGTACACCCACCGCAACGTCTTCGACCTCAAGCCCGAGACCGACGTGTACTGGTGCACGGCCGACGTCGGCTGGGTCACCGGCCACAGCTACATCGTCTACGGGCCGCTGGCCAACGGCGCCACGCAGGTGATGTACGAGGGCACGCCCGACTTCCCCGAGGCCGGCCGCTGGTGGGACATCGTCGAGAAGTACAAGGTCAGCATCCTGTACACCGCGCCG containing:
- a CDS encoding ribbon-helix-helix protein, CopG family, whose product is MTVEERPTRGEIWQARIPADLARDVEKDAEVLGLKGRSEIVREALNRWHRQPLAQRMADEIAEYYGGEQPPLPAGLDR
- a CDS encoding type II toxin-antitoxin system PemK/MazF family toxin, yielding MSGWPPARGEIWDADIVEAGVLPAVVLSAADLNQRLGDLTVVVITGTPGPAVTHVPLNNPGLTGSQPFYADATYLRPVTKEQFIERRGLCSKDELMRIGSLVRVYLEL
- a CDS encoding LytR/AlgR family response regulator transcription factor, which gives rise to MLSVLAVDDEPPALAELAYLLEQNEHVGQVLTAGDGAAALRLLEQQHVDTVFLDIRMPGLSGLDLARVLARFRRPPAVVFVTAYDDHAVTAFDLNAVDYVMKPYRRERLFEAIRRATDAVSDARAAGDDADDETISVELGGVTRFIRRSEVAYVSAQGDYARLHTADGGSHLLRMPLATLEDRWAPVGFVRIHRSYLVALTSIEELRADAGRYTVVIGETTLPVSRRHTRELRDRLVRRAGGTR
- a CDS encoding cation acetate symporter, producing MSTTIGIVAVALTAVATVLIGMYGVRAARTTSDFYVASRTVTPWWNASAIGGEYLSAASFLGVAGLVLAYGTDMLWFPVGYTAGYLMLLVLVAAPLRRSGAYTLPDFAEARLESAAARRVASILVVTIGWLYLLPQFQAAGLTLRTVTGAPQWAGPVVVALVVLVSVLGGGMRSITFVQAFQYWLKLTALLVPVIFLLLVWAGDGRPELAAPGEPVFEEATSVEVTIDVTVDVPSRVVVVADGSPLVLEPGEHDIEAGTVLDFPAGAPIPHASSLTPMTGEAWALPLTSGGDHPLYATYSLIVALFFGTMGLPHVLVRFYTNPDGRAARRTTLAVLGLLGVFYVLPGLYGALGRLYTPELLLTGRTDAVVLVLPGRLVDGAAGEALSMLVTAGAFAAFLSTSSGLTVSVAGVLSQDLLHARVRNPVTGFRLGAFLALLVPIGLALTSPFLGIADVVGLAFAVAASSFCPLLLLGIWWRRLTWPGAVAGLLVGGGASTLAVVVTILGGPQSGWIGALLAQPAAWTMPLAFLVMIAVSLATQQHMAPGVNRTMVRLHTPENLDLNRGDWDPEDRWRT
- a CDS encoding FtsX-like permease family protein, producing MSGLGTVVRSGVGRRRVQTVVITLSTMMAVTATILGGSLLVASDDPFDDAFGRYDGAHLSAQFDGGAVSAADLSAAGGSADGVTATAGPFPAVSIAPTIELPADEEPGEGPGGPGGGTTGPITVVGRDDPGSDVDELALTEGEWADTADEIVVAADRPEPLGTTLTFADAPGSPTLTVVGKARSATRTADAWTTPAAVEGLTAPGASVAYQMLFRFADAETVADVAAGRDAVAAVVGADAMTGSQSWLAVREDLTRETALFVPFLAAFGLIGLLMSVLIVGNVIASAVGSGARRIGILKSLGFTPSQVVRAYVVQALVPAAVGTVLGVVAGNLLAVPILDQAETAYGASGLAVAWWVNVAASAAILLVVAVTAVAAAWRAGRLRTVDALAVGRTPAAGRGLGAARLAARLPVPRPLSLGLVRPFARPARAVAMMASVAFGATAITFTVGLGSSLSEVLAATANDSADVRVQPVMAGPGTRPEGGATADHAAVAAVIEAQPETEDFYSTARAEVTVSGMTGAVEVEAFTGDASWGGYEMISGRWIERAGEVVLPTPFLTASGSAVGDTITLNHEGVAIPVRIVGEVFDTTDGGKTVFIDAATFADAGRPLTPFDYHVAVADGTDVGAYIDALTAEVEPLGLAAMPGGEEQESTVTATLNALAAMLSLLLVTVAVLGVLNGVLLDIRDRVRELGIHKALGMAPRQTITLVLASVLLPGVVGAAVGVALGYALHAVVMPAMGDSAGLRLPQIVTDVYGPGLLVLLGAAGVLVAIAGSLPPAGWAARTRTATALRTE
- a CDS encoding ABC transporter ATP-binding protein, which codes for MTEPMIAVRAATRRYDEGPPALDDVTLTVVPGEAVAILGPSGSGKSTLLNLVAGLDRPDSGTVTVNGVRVDSLGETASAGYRRRTLGMIFQFFNLLDDLTVTENVVLPAQLAGMPRREARRRAGELLETLGIDRHTGAYPGRLSGGERQRVAVARALMNRPPLLLADEPTGALDTASGEDVIGLLADLNADGQTIVVVTHDVRLARACTTRTVELVDGRVVSDVRAEPVR
- a CDS encoding sensor histidine kinase; the encoded protein is MTWLSIAQRLRGWATLVARPSGPPPRPTRRNLFFDAGLALAVAVAAVWYALDGSDGPLLVVQDVGMPEPPAPPPPEGPDSDTRIQGTITALACSAALVLRRRFPLTVLCVVLAVTTIVVSDEPRLTFYALVIAAYSAAAYSPYRVPTIAAIGATTVAVTIAHDSALPVVSADYVPLLVLVPIAVAADGLRRWKLRVEQGRVRMAELEREQAAAVRRAAEDERSRLARELHDVVTHNVSVMVIQAGAARTVMATAPEQANEALLAVEAGGRAAMADLRQVMGLLSRDDDGSEPGDPDDLAPQPGLDRLNSLVDRVRAAGLPVELTVTGRVRPLPPGIELAAYRVVQEALTNTMTHAQGSAATVTLDYGDDRLRVDVADTGGTPVTPAKSGGGRGLTGLGDRLAVHGGTLVTGRRLTGGYRVQAELPVEAS
- a CDS encoding response regulator yields the protein MTETLRVVVADDQTLVRTGFRLILTAGGIDVVAEATNGAEAVDAVRRTRPDVVLMDIRMPELDGLEATRRILTSAAGEPRIIILTTFDLDQYVYAALSAGASGFLLKDVTPEQLVTAVRTVRAGDALLAPVITRRLVARFAHRDGDSAAQHRDLSELTPREVEVLTLVARGLSNAELAQRLHISEATVKTHVARVLAKLGVRDRVQAVVVAYETGLVTVGDAQPS
- a CDS encoding DUF485 domain-containing protein, encoding MQASPEFAELRRRFRNFAFPMTAAFLSWYLLYVLLSTYAVDFMSERVVGNINVGLLFGLGQFASTFLITWLYIRHADRKLDPIAKQIRDELEEVR
- a CDS encoding solute symporter family protein, which gives rise to METHVGSPGVNITIFALFVAVTLVIVLRASKNNRTAADFYAGGRAFTGQQNGIAIAGDYLSAASFLGIAGAIAIYGYDGFLYSIGFLVAWLVALLLVAELLRNTGRFTMADVLSFRMRQRPVRTAAATSTLAVSFFYLLAQMAGAGGLVALLLGVTDRGGQGVVIAVVGALMVFYVLVGGMKGTTWVQIVKAVLLITGAFVMTIWVLAQHDFNLSQLLGAAVDSAGGAAGLLDPMNQYGASDTSKLDFISLALALVLGTAGLPHVLMRFYTVPTSRDARHSVTWAIALIGLFYLLTLVLGYGAGALVGPEEILGAPGGVNSAAPLLAYELGGTILLGVIAAVAFATILAVVAGLTITASASFAHDVYANVIKKGEVEPNDEVRVARITAVVIGAVAIVGGIFANGQNIAFLVALAFAVAASANLPVILYSLFWRRFNTQGAVWSIYGGLLTAVTLIVFSPVVSGKPVNPATGRSPSMLQDVDFHWFPLDNPGIISIPAGFLFGFVGARLSKEYNKAKYAEMEVRSLTGAGAEKATSAH